Proteins encoded in a region of the Neodiprion virginianus isolate iyNeoVirg1 chromosome 2, iyNeoVirg1.1, whole genome shotgun sequence genome:
- the LOC124299065 gene encoding tyrosine-protein phosphatase Lar isoform X1, translating into MTLVFLALLVAINPILTAADGNFSDLSYIHYLTHPPEILRRPRSQHVKAGGIASFYCDARGDPQPQIQWRKNTKKLTTSQPRYLVQSYPGGAFLRIEPVRDVRDDATYECVAENGVGDAVSADAKLTVHEPENLPPGFPMITQAPTTKVVEIGHSAVLSCAAVGSPRPIISWVRDMMPIDTNNPRYSVLDSGALQITGSQVEDQGKYECVANNSVGTEYSKSTLLYVKIRRVSPQFSIPPPAVNDVVLGASLNITCVAFGAPMPYVKWRKDPATDLTPEDNLPIGKNVLYLTDIQESSNYTCIAASDLGIIEAGTMVKVQSLPVPPENIQVSDITATSVKLTWSYKGPDELQYYVIQHKPKHANQAYSEISGITTMYYHVRSLSPYTEYELIVIAVNNIGRGPPSAPAIVTTGETTESTYGGAKPGTAPRNVQVRPLSSSTMVIQWDEPETPNGQVTGYKVYYTTDSNQQMASWLSQMVDNNQLTTISDLTPHTIYTIRVQALTSVGPGPLSTPVQVKTQQGVPSQPNMLRATEIGETSVTLQWSKPAHSGENILSYELYWNDTYAKEKHHRRIPIGETYTLTGLYPNTLYYVWLAARSQRGEGATTSPYPVRTKQYVPGAPPRNVTGQAVSPTAILVSWEPPPADRSNGRIAYYKLFAVESGRSDSEASVIKLNATSFVMDELKKWTQYRIWVLAGTSVGDGPPSFPTTVRTHEDAEKMPGDPQDVKATAINSTAIHVVWKPPLAKDRNGLIRGYHIHVQEEREEGKGFLNDPMRREVLEDVSELNITGLQPDTRYSVQVAALTRKGDGDRSPPVHVQTPGGVPNRPQVNLKVMERNPIVLELEWGRPSETYGELLGYRIRYGIKNQTLKEEFLEGTHRDTHKITDLEERGVDYEFRVAGQNHIGFGQETVRNWFSPEDAPSGPPTNLSYHFQTRDTVCVTWEQPSRHHRNGQIIRYDVQFNKKNDHTTTIDRNTTQTRAVFTNLEENTEYVFHVRAYTSKGAGPFSEKITILTEKDVGRAPMSVKAVATSESSVEVWWEPVPNRGKIIGYKIFYTMTAVEDLDKWQQKTVGVTESANLVNLEKYAQYAVAVAARYKTGLGRLSDKVTVKVKPEDVPLNLRAPDVSTHSMTLLWKPPIRLNPANYTISFDAIKEFVDSQGITQIQVVQRKQIVVDPQTTTTTVNELAPFTTYNVNVTAVPSDGQYRPPAKITVTTQMAAPKPMVKPDFYGVVNGEEIQVILPQASEEYGPISHYYLIVVPEDTATANKQPDELTEDTISNLGGKQERENAPYIAAKFLQRNIPYTFHLGSGGLYEGFVNRKLDRNKRYRIFVRAIVDTPRKHLYTSSPFSEYLSLDMREVPPGEPPSRPNPNIPVDGHPEVSVTNSGQEPGMVWVVGPIIAALVGSVFMVLLFVVRKRRQPCKAPDQAAVTRPLMAADISSSHAPSDPVEMRRLNFQTPGMISHPPIPISELGNHIERLKANDNLKFSQEYESIEPGQQFTWDHSNMEVNKPKNRYANVIAYDHSRVILQSLDGMLGSDYINANYCDGYRKQNAYVATQGPLQDTFADFWRMCWELRTSTIVMMTKLEERTRIKCDQYWPTRGADTYGQMTVTISDVQELATYCIRTFQVCRNGYSERREIKQLQFTAWPDHGVPEHPAPFLQFLRRVKSLNVPDSGPLVVHCSAGVGRTGCFIVIDSMLERIKHEKMIDIYGHVTCLRAQRNYMVQTEDQYIFIHDALLEAVICGNTEVPARNLHSHIQKLMQPELDNITGMELEFKKLSNIKADSTRFISANLACNKHKNRLVHILPYECTRVCLQPQRNIEGSDYINASLIDGYRYRGAYIATQGPLNDTTDDFWRMLWEHNSTIVVMLTKLKEMGREKCHQYWPSDRSIRYQCFVVDPIAEYNMPQYILREFKVTDARDGASRTVRQFQFIDWPEQGVPKSGDGFIDFIGQVHKTKEQFGQDGPITVHCSAGVGRTGVFITLSIVLERMQYEGVVDIFQTVRILRTQRPAMVQTEDQYQFCYRASLEYLGSFDHYAN; encoded by the exons GAGCTCTTCAGATCACTGGATCTCAAGTTGAGGATCAGGGGAAGTACGAATGCGTCGCAAACAATTCTGTGGGTACGGAATACTCCAAGTCTACTCTGCTCTACGTCAAAA TTCGTCGTGTATCTCCCCAATTCTCCATACCTCCGCCTGCGGTGAACGACGTTGTTCTCGGCGCGTCTTTGAACATCACGTGTGTGGCTTTTGGCGCCCCGATGCCATACGTCAAATGGCGTAAAGATCCAGCCACCGATTTGACACCCGAGGACAACCTGCCTATCGGGAAGAACGTACTCTACTTAACCGATATTCAAGAGAGCTCGAACTACACTTGCATTGCTGCCAGCGATCTGGGAATCATTGAAGCTGGAACTATGGTCAAAGTGCAAT CTCTGCCAGTGCCACCGGAAAATATCCAAGTATCTGACATCACGGCAACGTCTGTTAAACTGACTTGGTCCTACAAGGGACCCGACGAGTTACAGTACTACGTAATCCAGCATAAACCCAAGCATGCCAACCAGGCTTATTCTGAGATTTCCGGAATCACAACCATGTACTATCACGTGCGAAGTCTCAGCCCCTACACAGAGTACGAGCTCATCGTCATTGCCGTCAATAACATCGGACGTGGTCCCCCCAGTGCGCCAGCGATTGTTACAACGGGTGAAACAA CGGAATCGACATATGGAGGTGCCA AACCGGGAACCGCACCCCGCAACGTTCAGGTTCGGCCGCTGAGCTCGAGCACGATGGTCATTCAATGGGATGAGCCAGAAACACCCAACGGTCAAGTAACG GGGTACAAAGTCTACTACACGACGGATTCGAACCAGCAAATGGCATCCTGGCTCTCCCAAATGGTAGACAACAACCAGTTGACTACTATTTCTGACCTCACTCCGCACACCATCTATACGATCAGGGTTCAGGCACTGACTAGCGTCGGTCCAGGACCTCTGAGCACTCCGGTTCAGGTGAAAACACAACAAGGCGTGCCCAGTCAGCCAAACATGCTGCGAGCGACTGAAATTGGGGAGACCAGCGTAACGCTCCAATGGAGTAAACCGGCTCATAGCGGAGAAAACATTCTTAGCTATGAGCTTTACTGGAACGATACCTACGCAAAG GAGAAGCACCATCGAAGAATACCGATCGGTGAAACTTATACACTGACCGGGTTGTACCCGAATACTCTCTACTACGTTTGGCTGGCAGCTAGAAGCCAGAGAGGTGAAGGTGCCACGACTAGCCCTTATCCTGTTCGCACCAAACAGTACG TCCCTGGCGCTCCGCCCCGCAATGTAACCGGACAAGCTGTCAGCCCGACAGCAATTTTGGTCTCTTGGGAACCCCCGCCAGCTGACAGGTCAAACGGAAGAATAGCCTACTACAAACTGTTCGCGGTGGAAAGCGGGAGATCCGACTCTGAGGCCTCCGTTATCAAACTCAACGCAACTAGCTTCGTTATGGACGAACTTAAAAAGTGGACTCAGTATCGGATTTGGGTTTTGGCTGGCACCAGTGTTGGTGACGGACCCCCTAGTTTTCCTACCACTGTCCGCACTCACGAAGATG CTGAAAAAA TGCCCGGAGACCCTCAAGACGTTAAAGCGACTGCGATAAACTCAACAGCCATTCATGTGGTGTGGAAACCACCCCTAGCAAAGGACAGGAATGGTCTGATTCGTGGGTATCATATACACGTtcaagaagaaagagaagag GGAAAAGGTTTCTTGAACGATCCCATGCGTCGAGAAGTTCTCGAAGACGTTTCGGAGTTAAACATTACCGGGCTACAACCTGACACAAGGTACTCGGTCCAAGTCGCTGCTTTGACTAGAAAAGGAGACGGCGATCGGTCTCCGCCAGTCCATGTTCAGACTCCAGGCGGTGTACCTAACAGGCCGCAAGTGAATTTAAA AGTCATGGAGAGAAACCCTATAGTCCTAGAATTGGAATGGGGCCGTCCAAGCGAGACTTACGGAGAACTTTTGGGGTATAGAATACGATACGGTATCAAGAATCAGACATTGAAGGAGGAATTCCTCGAGGGTACTCATAGAGATACCCACAAAATTACGGATCttg AAGAGCGAGGTGTAGATTACGAGTTCAGAGTCGCTGGGCAAAACCATATTGGTTTTGGTCAGGAAACAGTACGGAACTGGTTCAGTCCAGAGGATGCGCCTTCAGGACCGCCTACGAATTTGTCGTACCACTTTCAAACGCGGGATACCGTCTGTGTCACTTGGGAGCAGCCATCTCGTCACCATAGGAATGGTCAGATAATTCGCTACGATGTACAGTTCAACAAGAAAAACGACCACACAACAACAATAGATAGAAACACGACGCAGACGAGAGCTGTTTTTACAAATCTCGAAGAGAATACGGAGTATGTTTTTCATGTCAGAGCCTACACGTCTAAGGGTGCCGGTCCCTTCTCTGAAAAGATCACAATATTGACTGAAAAAGACGTTGGAAGAGCTCCGATGTCCGTCAAAGCGGTAGCTACTTCAGAATCCAGTGTCGAAGTGTGGTGGGAGCCTGTACCTAATCGGGGAAAAATAATTgggtacaaaattttttacaccatgACAGCCGTCGAGGATCTTGACAAGTGGCAACAAAAGACCGTTGGTGTTACGGAGTCCGCAAACCTAgttaatttagaaaaatatgcTCAATACGCGGTCGCCGTAGCAGCCCGGTACAAAACGGGTCTCGGAAGGCTAAGTGATAAGGTCACGGTGAAGGTAAAGCCAGAAGACGTGCCGTTGAACTTGAGAGCACCTGACGTATCGACCCACTCAATGACGCTGCTATGGAAGCCACCGATAAGACTGAACCCAGCCAACTACACTATATCCTTCGATGCAATCAAGGAATTTGTTGACTCTCAAGGTATAACTCAGATCCAGGTAGTTCAGCGTAAACAAATCGTTGTCGATCCACAAACCACTACAACTACCGTAAACGAACTAGCTCCATTCACAACGTACAATGTAAATGTTACGGCGGTTCCTTCGGATGGGCAGTACAGACCCCCTGCCAAAATCACCGTTACTACTCAGATGGCTGCACCTAAGCCAATGGTGAAGCCTGATTTTTATGGAGTCGTCAACGGCGAAGAAATTCAAGTGATATTACCTCAGGCATCCGAAGAATATGGACCTATTTCGCATTACTACTTGATCGTTGTGCCCGAAGATACAGCAACTGCTAACAAACAACCGGACGAATTGACCGAAGATACGATATCGAACCTCGGTGGTAAACAGGAAAGGGAAAACGCGCCTTACATTGCTGCCAAGTTTTTGCAGAGGAATATCCCTTACACGTTTCACCTCGGCAGTGGAGGCTTATACGAAGGTTTTGTCAATAGGAAATTGGACAGGAACAAGCGATACAGGATTTTTGTACGTGCCATTGTGGACACACCACGAAAG CATCTGTACACGTCGTCCCCATTCTCGGAATACCTGTCTTTGGACATGAGGGAAGTTCCTCCTGGTGAGCCACCAAGTAGGCCGAACCCTAACATTCCAGTCGATGGACATCCAGAAGTGTCCGTTACGAATAGCGGACAAGAACCAGGGATGGTTTGGGTGGTCGGTCCAATCATTGCAGCTCTTGTGGGCAGCGTATTCATGGTACTTCTGTTCGTTGTAAGAAA GCGCAGACAGCCCTGCAAAGCTCCTGATCAGGCGGCCGTCACTCGTCCTCTAATGGCAGCGGACATAAGCTCAAGCCACGCGCCTTCAGATCCCGTCGAAATGCGTCGACTAAATTTCCAGACACCAGGAATGATCTCGCACCCACCGATACCAATTAGCGAGCTAGGAAACCACATCGAGCGCTTGAAAGCCAATGacaatttgaaattcagtCAAGAATACGAGTCGATTGAACCGGGACAGCAGTTTACATGGGACCATTCAAACATGGAAGTAAACAAGCCAAAGAATCGCTACGCCAACGTAATCGCGTATGATCATTCCCGGGTGATTCTTCAGTCCCTGGACGGAATGCTGGGATCAGACTACATAAACGCGAACTACTGCGACGGGTACAGAAAGCAAAACGCATACGTCGCGACCCAGGGTCCTCTCCAAGATACGTTTGCTGATTTCTGGAGAATGTGTTGGGAGTTGAGGACAAGCACCATAGTGATGATGACGAAGCTCGAAGAGAGGACCAGAATCAAGTGCGACCAGTATTGGCCAACCAGAGGCGCTGACACGTATGGTCAGATGACGGTAACCATCAGCGACGTACAGGAACTGGCCACGTATTGCATCAGAACCTTCCAAGTATGCAGGAATGGCTACTCTGAGCGACGCGAGATCAAGCAGCTCCAGTTCACAGCTTGGCCTGACCATGGGGTACCGGAACATCCTGCACCGTTTTTGCAGTTCTTACGCCGCGTCAAATCCCTCAATGTACCTGACAGCGGGCCGCTAGTGGTTCACTGCAGCGCCGGAGTAGGAAGAACAGGCTGTTTCATCGTCATTGACTCCATGCTGGAACGCATCAAGCACGAGAAGATGATAGACATTTACGGTCACGTAACGTGTCTCCGTGCGCAGAGAAACTACATGGTCCAGACCGAAGACCAGTACATTTTCATCCATGACGCACTGCTGGAGGCTGTGATTTGCGGTAACACCGAGGTACCGGCGAGAAACCTGCACTCCCACATTCAGAAGCTGATGCAACCCGAACTGGACAATATAACGGGAATGGAACTTGAGTTCAAAAAGTTGTCAAACATAAAGGCTGACTCGACAAGGTTCATATCTGCAAACCTTGCGTGCAACAAGCACAAAAATCGACTAGTTCATATTCTTCCATACGAATGCACTAGAGTCTGTCTTCAGCCGCAGCGAAACATCGAGGGATCCGACTACATAAATGCCAGTCTGATAGACGGATACAGATACCGCGGTGCCTACATAGCCACTCAAGGACCGCTAAACGACACGACTGATGACTTTTGGCGCATGCTGTGGGAGCACAATTCGACGATAGTCGTTATGTTAACAAAGCTCAAGGAAATGGGTAGGGAAAAATGCCACCAGTACTGGCCCTCCGATCGCTCAATAAGGTACCAGTGTTTCGTGGTGGATCCAATCGCCGAATATAACATGCCGCAGTACATACTCAGGGAATTCAAAGTGACTGATGCACGAGACGGAGCCAGCCGTACGGTTAGACAATTCCAGTTCATAGACTGGCCGGAACAAGGGGTGCCCAAGTCGGGAGATGGATTCATAGACTTCATAGGACAAGTGCACAAGACGAAAGAACAATTCGGCCAGGATGGACCCATCACGGTTCACTGCAGTGCCGGTGTTGGGCGCACCGGTGTTTTCATCACCCTGAGCATCGTCCTCGAGCGTATGCAATACGAGGGTGTTGTCGATATCTTCCAAACAGTTAGAATACTCCGTACGCAACGTCCTGCTATGGTTCAAACGGAG GACCAATACCAATTTTGCTATCGAGCAAGCCTTGAATATTTGGGCTCCTTCGATCACTATGCCAACTGA
- the LOC124299065 gene encoding tyrosine-protein phosphatase Lar isoform X11 translates to MLSMVSNRSLGLGHFDPSESTYGGAKPGTAPRNVQVRPLSSSTMVIQWDEPETPNGQVTGYKVYYTTDSNQQMASWLSQMVDNNQLTTISDLTPHTIYTIRVQALTSVGPGPLSTPVQVKTQQGVPSQPNMLRATEIGETSVTLQWSKPAHSGENILSYELYWNDTYAKEKHHRRIPIGETYTLTGLYPNTLYYVWLAARSQRGEGATTSPYPVRTKQYVPGAPPRNVTGQAVSPTAILVSWEPPPADRSNGRIAYYKLFAVESGRSDSEASVIKLNATSFVMDELKKWTQYRIWVLAGTSVGDGPPSFPTTVRTHEDAEKMPGDPQDVKATAINSTAIHVVWKPPLAKDRNGLIRGYHIHVQEEREEGKGFLNDPMRREVLEDVSELNITGLQPDTRYSVQVAALTRKGDGDRSPPVHVQTPGGVPNRPQVNLKVMERNPIVLELEWGRPSETYGELLGYRIRYGIKNQTLKEEFLEGTHRDTHKITDLEERGVDYEFRVAGQNHIGFGQETVRNWFSPEDAPSGPPTNLSYHFQTRDTVCVTWEQPSRHHRNGQIIRYDVQFNKKNDHTTTIDRNTTQTRAVFTNLEENTEYVFHVRAYTSKGAGPFSEKITILTEKDVGRAPMSVKAVATSESSVEVWWEPVPNRGKIIGYKIFYTMTAVEDLDKWQQKTVGVTESANLVNLEKYAQYAVAVAARYKTGLGRLSDKVTVKVKPEDVPLNLRAPDVSTHSMTLLWKPPIRLNPANYTISFDAIKEFVDSQGITQIQVVQRKQIVVDPQTTTTTVNELAPFTTYNVNVTAVPSDGQYRPPAKITVTTQMAAPKPMVKPDFYGVVNGEEIQVILPQASEEYGPISHYYLIVVPEDTATANKQPDELTEDTISNLGGKQERENAPYIAAKFLQRNIPYTFHLGSGGLYEGFVNRKLDRNKRYRIFVRAIVDTPRKHLYTSSPFSEYLSLDMREVPPGEPPSRPNPNIPVDGHPEVSVTNSGQEPGMVWVVGPIIAALVGSVFMVLLFVVRKRRQPCKAPDQAAVTRPLMAADISSSHAPSDPVEMRRLNFQTPGMISHPPIPISELGNHIERLKANDNLKFSQEYESIEPGQQFTWDHSNMEVNKPKNRYANVIAYDHSRVILQSLDGMLGSDYINANYCDGYRKQNAYVATQGPLQDTFADFWRMCWELRTSTIVMMTKLEERTRIKCDQYWPTRGADTYGQMTVTISDVQELATYCIRTFQVCRNGYSERREIKQLQFTAWPDHGVPEHPAPFLQFLRRVKSLNVPDSGPLVVHCSAGVGRTGCFIVIDSMLERIKHEKMIDIYGHVTCLRAQRNYMVQTEDQYIFIHDALLEAVICGNTEVPARNLHSHIQKLMQPELDNITGMELEFKKLSNIKADSTRFISANLACNKHKNRLVHILPYECTRVCLQPQRNIEGSDYINASLIDGYRYRGAYIATQGPLNDTTDDFWRMLWEHNSTIVVMLTKLKEMGREKCHQYWPSDRSIRYQCFVVDPIAEYNMPQYILREFKVTDARDGASRTVRQFQFIDWPEQGVPKSGDGFIDFIGQVHKTKEQFGQDGPITVHCSAGVGRTGVFITLSIVLERMQYEGVVDIFQTVRILRTQRPAMVQTEDQYQFCYRASLEYLGSFDHYAN, encoded by the exons atgcTGTCCATGGTCTCGAACCGCTCGCTTGGCCTTGGACACTTTGATCCAT CGGAATCGACATATGGAGGTGCCA AACCGGGAACCGCACCCCGCAACGTTCAGGTTCGGCCGCTGAGCTCGAGCACGATGGTCATTCAATGGGATGAGCCAGAAACACCCAACGGTCAAGTAACG GGGTACAAAGTCTACTACACGACGGATTCGAACCAGCAAATGGCATCCTGGCTCTCCCAAATGGTAGACAACAACCAGTTGACTACTATTTCTGACCTCACTCCGCACACCATCTATACGATCAGGGTTCAGGCACTGACTAGCGTCGGTCCAGGACCTCTGAGCACTCCGGTTCAGGTGAAAACACAACAAGGCGTGCCCAGTCAGCCAAACATGCTGCGAGCGACTGAAATTGGGGAGACCAGCGTAACGCTCCAATGGAGTAAACCGGCTCATAGCGGAGAAAACATTCTTAGCTATGAGCTTTACTGGAACGATACCTACGCAAAG GAGAAGCACCATCGAAGAATACCGATCGGTGAAACTTATACACTGACCGGGTTGTACCCGAATACTCTCTACTACGTTTGGCTGGCAGCTAGAAGCCAGAGAGGTGAAGGTGCCACGACTAGCCCTTATCCTGTTCGCACCAAACAGTACG TCCCTGGCGCTCCGCCCCGCAATGTAACCGGACAAGCTGTCAGCCCGACAGCAATTTTGGTCTCTTGGGAACCCCCGCCAGCTGACAGGTCAAACGGAAGAATAGCCTACTACAAACTGTTCGCGGTGGAAAGCGGGAGATCCGACTCTGAGGCCTCCGTTATCAAACTCAACGCAACTAGCTTCGTTATGGACGAACTTAAAAAGTGGACTCAGTATCGGATTTGGGTTTTGGCTGGCACCAGTGTTGGTGACGGACCCCCTAGTTTTCCTACCACTGTCCGCACTCACGAAGATG CTGAAAAAA TGCCCGGAGACCCTCAAGACGTTAAAGCGACTGCGATAAACTCAACAGCCATTCATGTGGTGTGGAAACCACCCCTAGCAAAGGACAGGAATGGTCTGATTCGTGGGTATCATATACACGTtcaagaagaaagagaagag GGAAAAGGTTTCTTGAACGATCCCATGCGTCGAGAAGTTCTCGAAGACGTTTCGGAGTTAAACATTACCGGGCTACAACCTGACACAAGGTACTCGGTCCAAGTCGCTGCTTTGACTAGAAAAGGAGACGGCGATCGGTCTCCGCCAGTCCATGTTCAGACTCCAGGCGGTGTACCTAACAGGCCGCAAGTGAATTTAAA AGTCATGGAGAGAAACCCTATAGTCCTAGAATTGGAATGGGGCCGTCCAAGCGAGACTTACGGAGAACTTTTGGGGTATAGAATACGATACGGTATCAAGAATCAGACATTGAAGGAGGAATTCCTCGAGGGTACTCATAGAGATACCCACAAAATTACGGATCttg AAGAGCGAGGTGTAGATTACGAGTTCAGAGTCGCTGGGCAAAACCATATTGGTTTTGGTCAGGAAACAGTACGGAACTGGTTCAGTCCAGAGGATGCGCCTTCAGGACCGCCTACGAATTTGTCGTACCACTTTCAAACGCGGGATACCGTCTGTGTCACTTGGGAGCAGCCATCTCGTCACCATAGGAATGGTCAGATAATTCGCTACGATGTACAGTTCAACAAGAAAAACGACCACACAACAACAATAGATAGAAACACGACGCAGACGAGAGCTGTTTTTACAAATCTCGAAGAGAATACGGAGTATGTTTTTCATGTCAGAGCCTACACGTCTAAGGGTGCCGGTCCCTTCTCTGAAAAGATCACAATATTGACTGAAAAAGACGTTGGAAGAGCTCCGATGTCCGTCAAAGCGGTAGCTACTTCAGAATCCAGTGTCGAAGTGTGGTGGGAGCCTGTACCTAATCGGGGAAAAATAATTgggtacaaaattttttacaccatgACAGCCGTCGAGGATCTTGACAAGTGGCAACAAAAGACCGTTGGTGTTACGGAGTCCGCAAACCTAgttaatttagaaaaatatgcTCAATACGCGGTCGCCGTAGCAGCCCGGTACAAAACGGGTCTCGGAAGGCTAAGTGATAAGGTCACGGTGAAGGTAAAGCCAGAAGACGTGCCGTTGAACTTGAGAGCACCTGACGTATCGACCCACTCAATGACGCTGCTATGGAAGCCACCGATAAGACTGAACCCAGCCAACTACACTATATCCTTCGATGCAATCAAGGAATTTGTTGACTCTCAAGGTATAACTCAGATCCAGGTAGTTCAGCGTAAACAAATCGTTGTCGATCCACAAACCACTACAACTACCGTAAACGAACTAGCTCCATTCACAACGTACAATGTAAATGTTACGGCGGTTCCTTCGGATGGGCAGTACAGACCCCCTGCCAAAATCACCGTTACTACTCAGATGGCTGCACCTAAGCCAATGGTGAAGCCTGATTTTTATGGAGTCGTCAACGGCGAAGAAATTCAAGTGATATTACCTCAGGCATCCGAAGAATATGGACCTATTTCGCATTACTACTTGATCGTTGTGCCCGAAGATACAGCAACTGCTAACAAACAACCGGACGAATTGACCGAAGATACGATATCGAACCTCGGTGGTAAACAGGAAAGGGAAAACGCGCCTTACATTGCTGCCAAGTTTTTGCAGAGGAATATCCCTTACACGTTTCACCTCGGCAGTGGAGGCTTATACGAAGGTTTTGTCAATAGGAAATTGGACAGGAACAAGCGATACAGGATTTTTGTACGTGCCATTGTGGACACACCACGAAAG CATCTGTACACGTCGTCCCCATTCTCGGAATACCTGTCTTTGGACATGAGGGAAGTTCCTCCTGGTGAGCCACCAAGTAGGCCGAACCCTAACATTCCAGTCGATGGACATCCAGAAGTGTCCGTTACGAATAGCGGACAAGAACCAGGGATGGTTTGGGTGGTCGGTCCAATCATTGCAGCTCTTGTGGGCAGCGTATTCATGGTACTTCTGTTCGTTGTAAGAAA GCGCAGACAGCCCTGCAAAGCTCCTGATCAGGCGGCCGTCACTCGTCCTCTAATGGCAGCGGACATAAGCTCAAGCCACGCGCCTTCAGATCCCGTCGAAATGCGTCGACTAAATTTCCAGACACCAGGAATGATCTCGCACCCACCGATACCAATTAGCGAGCTAGGAAACCACATCGAGCGCTTGAAAGCCAATGacaatttgaaattcagtCAAGAATACGAGTCGATTGAACCGGGACAGCAGTTTACATGGGACCATTCAAACATGGAAGTAAACAAGCCAAAGAATCGCTACGCCAACGTAATCGCGTATGATCATTCCCGGGTGATTCTTCAGTCCCTGGACGGAATGCTGGGATCAGACTACATAAACGCGAACTACTGCGACGGGTACAGAAAGCAAAACGCATACGTCGCGACCCAGGGTCCTCTCCAAGATACGTTTGCTGATTTCTGGAGAATGTGTTGGGAGTTGAGGACAAGCACCATAGTGATGATGACGAAGCTCGAAGAGAGGACCAGAATCAAGTGCGACCAGTATTGGCCAACCAGAGGCGCTGACACGTATGGTCAGATGACGGTAACCATCAGCGACGTACAGGAACTGGCCACGTATTGCATCAGAACCTTCCAAGTATGCAGGAATGGCTACTCTGAGCGACGCGAGATCAAGCAGCTCCAGTTCACAGCTTGGCCTGACCATGGGGTACCGGAACATCCTGCACCGTTTTTGCAGTTCTTACGCCGCGTCAAATCCCTCAATGTACCTGACAGCGGGCCGCTAGTGGTTCACTGCAGCGCCGGAGTAGGAAGAACAGGCTGTTTCATCGTCATTGACTCCATGCTGGAACGCATCAAGCACGAGAAGATGATAGACATTTACGGTCACGTAACGTGTCTCCGTGCGCAGAGAAACTACATGGTCCAGACCGAAGACCAGTACATTTTCATCCATGACGCACTGCTGGAGGCTGTGATTTGCGGTAACACCGAGGTACCGGCGAGAAACCTGCACTCCCACATTCAGAAGCTGATGCAACCCGAACTGGACAATATAACGGGAATGGAACTTGAGTTCAAAAAGTTGTCAAACATAAAGGCTGACTCGACAAGGTTCATATCTGCAAACCTTGCGTGCAACAAGCACAAAAATCGACTAGTTCATATTCTTCCATACGAATGCACTAGAGTCTGTCTTCAGCCGCAGCGAAACATCGAGGGATCCGACTACATAAATGCCAGTCTGATAGACGGATACAGATACCGCGGTGCCTACATAGCCACTCAAGGACCGCTAAACGACACGACTGATGACTTTTGGCGCATGCTGTGGGAGCACAATTCGACGATAGTCGTTATGTTAACAAAGCTCAAGGAAATGGGTAGGGAAAAATGCCACCAGTACTGGCCCTCCGATCGCTCAATAAGGTACCAGTGTTTCGTGGTGGATCCAATCGCCGAATATAACATGCCGCAGTACATACTCAGGGAATTCAAAGTGACTGATGCACGAGACGGAGCCAGCCGTACGGTTAGACAATTCCAGTTCATAGACTGGCCGGAACAAGGGGTGCCCAAGTCGGGAGATGGATTCATAGACTTCATAGGACAAGTGCACAAGACGAAAGAACAATTCGGCCAGGATGGACCCATCACGGTTCACTGCAGTGCCGGTGTTGGGCGCACCGGTGTTTTCATCACCCTGAGCATCGTCCTCGAGCGTATGCAATACGAGGGTGTTGTCGATATCTTCCAAACAGTTAGAATACTCCGTACGCAACGTCCTGCTATGGTTCAAACGGAG GACCAATACCAATTTTGCTATCGAGCAAGCCTTGAATATTTGGGCTCCTTCGATCACTATGCCAACTGA